aatatagttttaatttgatatatattattttttttattttgtaggattagaatatttttccaaactatagtataatattataaattgtataatatttattaataatattcatttagtTTATAACCCAACTCATAATTTTTCATGGTATCAAATGGTTAATATTCCCTATACAGTTTAGTTAGGATATCTTTTTTTACCTCTTAGTTTCAGAttttttcaggtttaaaaagtcctttccccctccccccccccccccccccccccccaaagtaTAAGGTTGCAACTGTAATCTTTTTCTCTCTTGTGTCCCTTCGgacttttgaaaaaatttagttCACCCCCTTTCAATTGCCAGTTCCAGATCGCATGCCGGCGCCTTCTCCCTCTATCTCTGGCTTGCTTTTTTGCCTGAGACTGAGCCAACGTCAACCTCCTTTTCTCACCGGCACTCGAGCTCCCCTTCGGTGCCTTCCATATTATCAAATTACTAGTTTGATGCAAACAGGCAAGGAAGAAACTGTATAAAGGTAAATCCCATGTTTTTCCAACATGGGGAACATGTGATAGAATCCCTTTCAAGATCAAATGTGTTTATTCTGTATGGGCATAGTGGATATTTATAAAGCTTGCATCTCCAAATTGGTGGTGTTGTTTCCAGAAGTTGATGCGGGATCCTGGTTTTCCCTGGCGGAGTTCATGTCTTGGACAGGGGGAGGGTTGACTATAGTCATTGGCATCGCCATATTTTCTGAGAGACGGCTCTTCATCTCCCTGTGCTCCTGGCACAACGCACACCAGTGCATGCAGCAGTGCACCATGCATGGACCACGAGGTGAGTTCTGCGGCTATCAAATATATGGGTCAGCAAGAAGTAGAATACAACAAAGaaagcagcagtggttttttttttttttcccctttctgAAGCCAAGAGGCCCAAGAGTCTCAGGCCTTAGGATTAAATCAAACCTCATTTATTACTCAATCCCATAGTAGCTAATTCTTCAAAAAATCAAGTTCAACAACCAATGTGTATCTTAAAATGggcaaaaaaaatacaaaagtatTAATTCTGTTTCACCTATGCCTCGTTTCAACGAATTGATCGAAGAAGAAACAATATAACTAAACATACCAAGCAGAACAAGTTAAATAAGAAACATGACCACAGTTAACATCACTGTGCTCCGAGGCAACACAATGGAGCATTGGCAGTCATCCTACTTTATTCTAATGCAAAAATAGTAATGATACACAGTCAAGTACTTCTTACATATGAAAAGCAGAATGCAGCACATATTGTATGTACAACTGTTGTGGATACGTTTCATAGTACAGCATACTTATACAATCAATTATTGCATATTAACATAAAGAAAATCTGATATTTCTTCTGCAAGGATTGCCGAACAAAACCAGTATATATCCCACACATCCAACAAGCAAAAAATAAACCCTTACAAATAAGAAATGATGTTTTTGGGTCAATGCCATGAAAGATTGCTGTTGCTGTCGCCAATGCAATGCCACCTTCAACACAAATTGCATGACAAATGCAGGGTTGAGTCCATGGGGTATCTTCTCTTAAGTTCTTAACATTATGCCCAAATAGAACACCCAAAATATGTCCATGGGGTATCTTCTACaatgcatcaaaacttgggtgggaataagtcttttggcctttataaaaAGGAGAACGATTAGtttccacccaaaatatgtgcaaataataaataaccACTCTTGAAGTTCGGA
Above is a genomic segment from Mangifera indica cultivar Alphonso chromosome 3, CATAS_Mindica_2.1, whole genome shotgun sequence containing:
- the LOC123211627 gene encoding cell number regulator 6-like encodes the protein MASKTSFFSFVFVFTILFTSSCIQLGAAMRPLHEKPLLQNYFPGLALSALKLGKPPQIVGSPCTFITGGSVDFFRTSRVKIPHGHILGVLFGHNVKNLREDTPWTQPCICHAICVEGGIALATATAIFHGIDPKTSFLICKGLFFACWMCGIYTGFVRQSLQKKYQMQNSPRGPCMVHCCMHWCALCQEHREMKSRLSENMAMPMTIVNPPPVQDMNSARENQDPASTSGNNTTNLEMQAL